A stretch of the Acyrthosiphon pisum isolate AL4f chromosome A2, pea_aphid_22Mar2018_4r6ur, whole genome shotgun sequence genome encodes the following:
- the LOC100160116 gene encoding NADH:ubiquinone oxidoreductase NDUFB5/SGDH subunit-like isoform X1: MAVWSSLKLGSAITKCLRLKKTDVLKSSALVPTRNMSGHHLMGIKETRWQWTKFKDLIHYYVLVGVIPLTLFVTGVNVFIGPAKLAPIPEGYRPAHWEYHQHPITRWMARYIYPSPQQQYEKYLHTLYEEDEKFKVRMLTHKIDEMMKDRSDYKSFYYRPISANHHRVVKESMDRQESEGLN; this comes from the exons ATGGCTGTTTGGAGTTCACTGAAGCTGGGATCGGCGATCACCAAGTGTCTGAGGTTGAAGAAAACCGACGTGCTAAAATCATCTG CTCTTGTACCAACTCGTAACATGAGTGGTCATCATTTAATGGGTATTAAGGAGACTCGTTGGCAATGGACAAAGTTCAAggatttaattcattattatgttttggttGGCGTTATTCCTTTAACTTTATTTGTTACTGgtgttaatgtttttattggACCAGCTAAATTGGCTCCAATTCCTGAAGGCTATAGACCTGCGCATTGGGAATACCATCAG catcCAATCACCCGATGGATGGCACGCTATATTTATCCCAGTCCACAACAGCAATATGAAAAGTATCTACATACATTATATGAAGAAGATGAAAAATTTAAAGtcag aatGTTAACTCACAAAATTGATGAAATGATGAAGGATCGATCAGACTACAAGTCATTTTATTATAGACCTATCTCTGCTAACCATCACAGAGTTGTCAAAGAATCTATGGATCGTCAAGAATCCGAAGGATTAaactaa